A single window of Zea mays cultivar B73 chromosome 10, Zm-B73-REFERENCE-NAM-5.0, whole genome shotgun sequence DNA harbors:
- the LOC100280214 gene encoding uncharacterized protein LOC100280214, with amino-acid sequence MAQPEIPAFEDWETTGNTPYTQKFEDVRKNKKTGIPAQTNDPRRNPEHPRKSPLHPTAYKTDPQDQGPRNPPHRPRPETDQQRHSDRPTHREPAPRRHANPHREQGSNAVAPRSPYRTAAGSASPMQSNNQSKPNHRSTATQAPERRHSSEGHSQHTPGRSRMKPGSYEPEEVAVPPFGEWDDANAASGEKYTGIFNRVRDDRLSPTSSARQPSTARREENKVQQKCSCCIL; translated from the exons ATGGCG CAACCTGAAATTCCTGCATTTGAGGATTGGGAAACCACAGGAAACACCCCTTACACACAAAAGTTCGAGGATGTACGGAAGAACAAGAAAACAGGAATTCCTGCACAGACAAATGATCCAAGGAGGAACCCGGAACATCCTCGTAAGTCccctttgcatccaacggcctACAAAACCGATCCTCAAGACCAAGGTCCAAGGAACCCACCACATCGACCGAGACCTGAAACTGATCAACAAAGACACTCCGACCGGCCTACTCACCGTGAGCCTGCACCACGAAGACATGCAAATCCTCACAGAGAACAAGGGAGTAATGCTGTGGCACCAAGAAGCCCCTACAGGACAGCTGCTGGGTCTGCTTCGCCAATGCAGTCAAACAACCAATCAAAGCCGAATCATAGATCGACTGCGACGCAGGCTCCAGAGAGAAGGCATTCTTCAGAGGGGCATAGCCAGCATACACCTGGAAGGAGCAGGATGAAGCCCGGTAGTTATGAG CCTGAAGAAGTGGCTGTACCACCCTTTGGTGAATGGGATGATGCAAATGCAGCATCAGGTGAAAAGTACACTGGTATCTTCAACAGGGTAAGGGACGATAGGTTGTCACCTACCTCTTCTGCTAGGCAACCATCTACCGCCCGTAGGGAGGAGAATAAGGTGCAACAG AAATGTTCTTGCTGCATACTTTGA
- the LOC109942886 gene encoding uncharacterized protein, which produces MADTASSMTSANRRSVNLREYVPSFAALDDTTAAVPAPRKPQAVMDDAELQRRKRLVVYKTCDVEGKVRELVHHGRLVRQLVALHPRGPQLRHQQLLFFLGGTQ; this is translated from the exons ATGGCTGACACAGCCTCATCCATG ACATCCGCCAACCGCCGCTCCGTGAACCTGAGGGAGTACGTGCCGTCCTTCGCCGCGCTGGACGACACCACCGCCGCGGTCCCGGCGCCCAGGAAGCCGCAGGCGGTGATGGACGACGCCGAGCTGCAGCGGAGGAAGCGCCTGGTCGTGTACAAGACCTGCGACGTCGAGGGGAAGGTCCGGGAGTTGGTGCACCACGGCCGCCTCGTCCGCCAGCTCGTCGCGCTCCACCCACGCGGCCCCCAGCTCCGCCACCAGCaactcctcttcttcctcggcgGCACGCAATAG